In one window of Phormidium ambiguum IAM M-71 DNA:
- the secD gene encoding protein translocase subunit SecD codes for MGKQRPLLAVIFVLVITAIVVLIQFPIRLGLDLQGGSQLTLQVKQTDQKREITDQDLEAIQNVVEKRINALGVSEAVVQTVGNNQLLVQLPGVKDPQEAERVLGGTAQLEFRQEANKPEVQAQLQVRQTELALLQQKKAELAKGNDEAAIAANAAQIKQKTAELQALQLQIFESVGLTGKNLKTAEPQTDQSNQWNVALEFDTEGAEKFAQLTKNIAGTGRSIGIFLDNELISSPIVDVQYANTGIVGGRAIINGNFDTKTAYELAVQLRGGALPFPVEVVENRTVGATLGRDSIQRSIYAGVVGLILVLIFMVVYYRLPGAIADIALLIYALLTLAAFALIGVTLTLPGIAGFILSIGMAVDANVLIFERTREELRAGKSLYRSVESGFYRAFSSILDSNVTTGIACIALIIWGTGLVKGFAVTLLIGVLVSMFTAITCSRTLMMLAITIPEFRKPELFVPKTEVVR; via the coding sequence ATGGGCAAACAACGTCCTTTATTAGCTGTTATCTTTGTTCTGGTTATCACTGCGATCGTAGTTCTGATCCAGTTTCCCATCCGTTTGGGGTTAGATTTACAAGGCGGTTCTCAACTGACGCTGCAAGTTAAGCAGACCGATCAGAAAAGAGAAATTACCGACCAAGACCTGGAAGCGATCCAAAATGTGGTAGAGAAACGGATTAATGCTTTAGGTGTTTCGGAAGCTGTAGTCCAAACTGTGGGTAACAATCAATTGTTGGTGCAGTTACCAGGTGTGAAAGACCCCCAAGAAGCGGAAAGGGTTTTGGGTGGTACGGCGCAGTTAGAATTCCGTCAGGAAGCGAATAAGCCGGAAGTTCAGGCGCAATTACAAGTCAGACAAACTGAGCTAGCTTTGTTACAACAGAAAAAAGCGGAATTAGCTAAAGGTAATGATGAAGCGGCGATCGCTGCTAATGCTGCTCAGATTAAGCAAAAAACAGCTGAATTGCAAGCTCTACAATTACAAATTTTTGAATCCGTAGGATTGACTGGGAAAAACTTAAAAACTGCTGAACCACAAACAGACCAATCTAATCAATGGAATGTGGCTTTAGAGTTTGATACTGAAGGGGCAGAAAAGTTCGCTCAATTAACTAAAAATATTGCGGGAACTGGAAGATCGATCGGCATTTTCTTAGACAATGAATTGATTAGTTCCCCGATCGTTGATGTGCAATATGCTAACACGGGAATTGTTGGTGGCCGAGCGATAATTAACGGCAATTTTGATACCAAAACAGCTTATGAATTGGCCGTACAATTACGAGGCGGTGCTTTACCTTTCCCTGTAGAAGTAGTCGAAAACCGGACTGTAGGTGCAACTTTAGGTCGAGACAGTATTCAGAGAAGTATTTACGCTGGAGTTGTCGGTCTAATCTTAGTGTTAATCTTCATGGTGGTTTACTATCGACTACCAGGTGCGATCGCAGATATTGCCCTGTTAATTTATGCTTTGCTAACATTAGCAGCTTTCGCTTTAATAGGCGTAACTTTAACTTTACCAGGCATTGCTGGCTTCATTCTCAGCATTGGTATGGCAGTAGATGCAAACGTGCTAATTTTTGAAAGAACCAGAGAAGAATTAAGGGCTGGTAAGAGTTTATATCGTTCTGTAGAATCAGGTTTTTATCGAGCTTTTTCCAGCATTCTAGATAGTAATGTGACTACTGGTATCGCCTGTATCGCATTAATTATTTGGGGGACTGGTTTAGTAAAAGGTTTTGCTGTAACGCTGTTAATTGGGGTATTGGTGAGTATGTTTACAGCTATTACTTGTAGTCGCACATTAATGATGTTGGCAATTACAATTCCTGAATTCCGTAAACCAGAATTGTTTGTGCCGAAAACTGAGGTGGTGCGATGA
- a CDS encoding alpha-ketoacid dehydrogenase subunit beta produces MAETLLFNALREAIDEEMARDPAVFVLGEDVGHYGGSYKVTKDLYQKYGELRVLDTPIAENSFTGLAVGAAMTGLRPIIEGMNMGFLLLAFNQIANNAGMLRYTSGGNFKIPMVIRGPGGVGRQLGAEHSQRLEAYFQAVPGLKIVACSTPYNAKGLLKAAIRDENPVLFFEHVLLYNLKENLPEKEYLVPLDKAEVVRKGEDVTILTYSRMRHHVLQAVKTLEKEGFDPEVIDLISLKPLDMETIGASIKKTHKVIIVEECMKTGGIAAELIASINDRFFDELDAPVLRLSSQDIPTPYNGMLERLTIVQPEQIVEAVQKMVALRV; encoded by the coding sequence ATGGCAGAAACACTTCTTTTTAATGCACTCCGGGAAGCTATTGATGAAGAAATGGCACGAGATCCCGCTGTATTTGTTTTGGGGGAAGACGTAGGACACTACGGCGGTTCCTACAAAGTTACCAAAGACCTGTATCAGAAATACGGCGAATTGCGGGTACTGGATACACCGATCGCAGAAAATAGTTTTACTGGGTTAGCTGTTGGCGCAGCGATGACTGGACTGCGACCAATTATTGAAGGCATGAATATGGGTTTTCTGTTGCTTGCCTTTAACCAAATTGCTAACAATGCAGGGATGTTGCGCTACACTTCGGGCGGGAATTTCAAAATTCCGATGGTGATTCGTGGGCCTGGTGGTGTGGGTAGACAATTGGGGGCGGAACACTCGCAACGTTTAGAAGCTTATTTCCAAGCAGTTCCGGGATTAAAAATTGTTGCTTGTTCTACACCTTACAATGCTAAAGGATTGCTCAAAGCAGCGATTCGTGATGAAAATCCAGTTCTATTTTTTGAGCACGTTCTGTTATACAACTTGAAAGAGAATTTGCCAGAAAAGGAATATTTGGTACCTTTGGATAAAGCGGAAGTAGTTAGAAAAGGTGAAGATGTCACAATTTTGACTTATTCGCGGATGCGTCATCATGTTTTGCAAGCTGTAAAAACTCTGGAAAAAGAAGGTTTCGATCCAGAGGTAATCGATCTAATTTCTCTTAAACCTCTAGATATGGAAACCATTGGTGCTTCTATCAAGAAAACCCATAAGGTAATTATTGTTGAAGAGTGCATGAAAACTGGCGGTATTGCAGCTGAGTTAATTGCTTCAATTAATGATCGCTTTTTTGATGAGTTAGACGCACCTGTATTGCGACTTTCTTCTCAAGATATTCCTACTCCTTACAATGGTATGTTAGAGCGTTTAACTATTGTGCAGCCGGAACAAATTGTTGAGGCAGTACAAAAAATGGTGGCGCTAAGAGTTTAA
- the pdhA gene encoding pyruvate dehydrogenase (acetyl-transferring) E1 component subunit alpha, which yields MVQERTLPVFNTASARIDKEEGLRLYEDMVLGRFFEDKCAEMYYRGKMFGFVHLYNGQEAVSTGVIKSLRQDEDYVCSTYRDHVHALSAGVPAREVMAELFGKATGCSKGRGGSMHMFSSEHNLLGGYAFVAEGIPVATGAAFQSKYRRETMGNPNADQVTACFFGDGACNNGQFYECLNMAALWKLPILYVVENNKWAIGMAHDRATSEPEIYKKAAAFGMAGYEVDGMDVLAVRQVAQEAVARARAGEGPTLIEALTYRFRGHSLADPDELRSKEEKEFWFPRDPIKKLGAYLTEHNLATEEELKAIEHKIQEVVDDAVKFAESSPEPDPSELYRFIFAEDE from the coding sequence ATGGTTCAGGAACGAACTTTACCTGTATTTAATACTGCTTCAGCGCGAATTGACAAAGAAGAAGGTTTGCGGCTCTATGAAGATATGGTACTAGGCCGCTTTTTTGAAGATAAGTGTGCTGAAATGTACTATCGGGGCAAAATGTTTGGTTTTGTCCACTTGTACAACGGTCAGGAAGCCGTATCTACTGGTGTAATTAAATCTTTACGTCAGGATGAAGATTATGTTTGCAGCACTTACCGCGATCACGTTCATGCTTTGAGTGCGGGTGTTCCAGCGCGGGAAGTAATGGCAGAGTTGTTTGGCAAAGCCACTGGCTGTTCTAAAGGTCGCGGTGGTTCAATGCACATGTTTTCTTCAGAGCATAATCTTTTGGGTGGTTATGCGTTTGTGGCGGAAGGTATTCCAGTAGCGACTGGTGCGGCTTTCCAATCTAAGTATCGTCGGGAAACGATGGGAAATCCCAATGCAGACCAAGTTACGGCTTGCTTTTTTGGGGATGGTGCTTGTAATAATGGTCAATTTTATGAGTGCTTGAATATGGCAGCCCTGTGGAAACTGCCGATTCTTTATGTGGTAGAGAATAACAAATGGGCGATCGGTATGGCTCATGACCGAGCAACTTCCGAACCTGAAATTTACAAGAAAGCCGCTGCTTTTGGCATGGCTGGCTACGAAGTTGATGGGATGGATGTACTCGCAGTGCGTCAGGTGGCACAAGAAGCTGTGGCGCGGGCGCGTGCTGGTGAAGGCCCAACTTTAATTGAAGCATTAACTTATCGTTTTCGCGGTCACTCTTTGGCCGATCCTGATGAACTGCGTTCTAAAGAAGAGAAAGAATTCTGGTTTCCCCGCGATCCAATTAAGAAGTTGGGGGCTTATTTAACTGAGCATAATTTGGCAACTGAAGAGGAATTAAAGGCGATCGAACACAAAATTCAAGAAGTTGTTGATGATGCCGTGAAGTTTGCTGAATCTAGCCCTGAACCAGATCCTAGCGAATTATATCGCTTTATCTTTGCTGAAGACGAGTAA
- a CDS encoding Uma2 family endonuclease, whose product MTNLVTKFQTDTWVTTNWEEFQQLIADPEFEKAKFYYHNGQLRIEMVPISNDHSLDHTIVIVAVNLYGMVKKIAMNGRNTCSFRKPGIQECQPDASYYIGENADIVPWGTSVINLETYPPPDLVIEVANTSLSDDMGNKRLLYEDLQVKEYWIVDVQNVRIIAFAIADGGSRRITQSQVLTGLEIAVLEEALRRSRQMNQSQVCAWLMAEFQK is encoded by the coding sequence ATGACTAACTTAGTAACTAAGTTTCAAACCGACACCTGGGTGACGACAAATTGGGAAGAATTTCAGCAATTAATTGCCGATCCAGAATTTGAGAAAGCAAAGTTTTACTATCACAATGGACAGTTGAGGATTGAAATGGTTCCTATTAGTAATGACCACTCATTAGATCATACAATTGTTATTGTAGCGGTTAATTTATATGGGATGGTAAAAAAGATTGCCATGAATGGGAGAAATACCTGTAGTTTCAGAAAACCAGGTATTCAAGAATGTCAACCTGATGCTTCTTATTATATTGGGGAAAATGCTGATATCGTTCCTTGGGGAACTTCTGTGATTAATTTAGAAACTTATCCACCGCCAGATTTAGTAATTGAAGTTGCGAATACTTCTTTATCTGATGATATGGGTAATAAACGGTTACTTTATGAGGATTTGCAGGTAAAAGAATATTGGATTGTTGATGTTCAAAATGTTAGGATTATTGCGTTTGCGATCGCAGATGGTGGCAGTAGAAGAATTACTCAATCTCAAGTGTTAACCGGGTTAGAAATAGCTGTTTTGGAAGAAGCTTTGCGGCGTAGTCGTCAGATGAATCAAAGTCAGGTTTGCGCTTGGTTAATGGCGGAGTTTCAAAAGTAA
- a CDS encoding NB-ARC domain-containing protein, with protein MTPEEALAILDAILKPQCLNDIQELVFLQSLQGKSYQEIAAATDYNADYLKDVGAKLWRQLSQVLEMPVTKRNLYSVIAKYLRNTKNLEKLLAQSPQQQNSTINKYLETIDNHNSYQLSPNKFLGVDWQETIDVSIFYGRTEELNNLKQWICQENSRLIAIVGIAGIGKTALTVKLVQQIYTHFEYIIWQSLHHPALIEKLIKTTQALSNYREIPLPISPQDQITYFINYLQHHRCLIILDNFDSLFQSGYTAGTYSQEYLDYRELLQKIAETNHQSCLILTSREAPSEVALLAGDILPTRVLMLAGLSSVAAQEILKIKGITGTENQTLQVVNCYQRNPLLLKIAATSIQDLFSGNAAEFLEQRTIIFQGIRDLLNHSFNRLSVIEKKIMYWLAIEPQPITTSRLIDIFAPRVSATDSLAALESLRRRFLLEKTASGFIQQPVIKEYMTEKFIEQVYQEMAAKGENNYPSYAHLLHFVNTNTLNFLL; from the coding sequence ATGACTCCAGAAGAAGCACTGGCGATTTTAGACGCGATTCTGAAACCGCAGTGCTTGAACGATATCCAAGAATTAGTATTTCTGCAATCTTTGCAAGGCAAGTCTTACCAAGAAATAGCTGCTGCAACAGACTACAATGCTGACTATCTTAAAGATGTTGGTGCAAAACTCTGGCGACAGCTATCTCAGGTATTAGAAATGCCAGTAACAAAACGTAATTTATATTCAGTAATTGCCAAGTACTTAAGGAATACTAAAAATTTAGAAAAACTACTGGCTCAATCTCCTCAACAACAGAATAGTACAATTAACAAATATCTAGAAACAATAGATAATCATAATAGTTATCAACTTTCTCCAAACAAATTCTTAGGTGTAGATTGGCAAGAAACGATCGATGTTTCCATCTTCTACGGCAGAACCGAAGAACTGAACAATCTCAAGCAGTGGATTTGCCAAGAAAACAGTCGATTAATAGCCATTGTAGGCATAGCTGGAATCGGGAAAACCGCCTTAACAGTAAAGTTAGTGCAACAAATTTACACTCACTTTGAATATATTATTTGGCAAAGTCTCCATCATCCGGCACTCATCGAAAAATTAATCAAAACCACTCAGGCTTTATCAAATTATCGAGAAATCCCATTACCTATTTCTCCCCAAGATCAAATAACTTATTTCATCAATTATTTACAGCACCATCGCTGTTTAATAATTTTAGATAATTTTGATTCACTTTTTCAATCTGGTTATACTGCTGGGACTTATTCCCAAGAATATCTAGATTATCGAGAATTATTGCAAAAAATAGCCGAAACTAATCACCAAAGCTGCCTGATTTTAACTAGTCGAGAAGCACCTTCCGAAGTAGCATTACTTGCCGGAGATATTCTACCAACTAGAGTATTAATGTTAGCAGGTTTATCATCTGTCGCCGCCCAAGAAATCCTGAAAATTAAGGGAATAACAGGAACCGAAAACCAAACACTGCAAGTAGTTAATTGTTACCAAAGAAATCCCTTGTTATTAAAGATTGCTGCCACTTCAATCCAAGATTTATTTTCGGGAAATGCAGCAGAATTTTTAGAACAACGAACAATTATTTTTCAAGGAATTCGTGATTTATTGAATCATTCATTTAATCGTTTATCTGTTATAGAAAAAAAGATTATGTATTGGTTGGCGATCGAACCACAACCAATCACAACTTCCAGATTAATAGATATTTTTGCCCCACGAGTTTCCGCAACAGATTCACTGGCTGCATTGGAATCTCTACGACGACGATTTTTGTTAGAAAAAACTGCTTCGGGGTTTATCCAACAACCAGTAATTAAAGAATATATGACCGAAAAATTTATCGAACAAGTTTATCAAGAAATGGCTGCTAAAGGTGAAAATAATTATCCTAGTTATGCTCACTTATTGCACTTTGTCAATACCAATACTTTGAATTTTTTACTATAG
- the secF gene encoding protein translocase subunit SecF, whose amino-acid sequence MKLYVTKNRNKWWLLSAIILLSGLVAILISWATIGAPLRPSLDFVGGTRLQFELDCSQPNNCDKPIDIGAVRQVVEAQGLPASSSIQLVGSDRNGFSIRTKYLAVDERTKLQSALEEKVGTFDPTKTSIDTVGPTIGRQLFASGLIALLVSFAGITVYLSFRFQFDYAVFALVALVHDVWLTCGVFAILGLVLGVEVDSLFLVALLTIIGFSVNDTVVIYDRIREIIAKEGDQPIADIVDDGVNQTLTRSINTTFTTLLTLFAIFLFGGESLKYFALALIIGFGTGAYSSIFIASTLLAWWREKTGRGIPAKGTSSKKIDNTPSSEEV is encoded by the coding sequence ATGAAATTATATGTAACTAAAAATCGAAATAAATGGTGGCTGTTGTCTGCTATTATCCTGCTTAGTGGATTAGTTGCCATACTTATTTCTTGGGCAACAATTGGTGCGCCTTTGCGTCCAAGTTTGGATTTTGTCGGTGGGACAAGGTTACAATTTGAGTTGGATTGTTCCCAACCTAATAATTGCGATAAACCGATCGATATTGGTGCAGTAAGACAAGTAGTTGAGGCGCAGGGTTTACCAGCTTCGAGTAGTATTCAGTTGGTGGGAAGCGATCGCAATGGCTTCTCGATTCGGACGAAATATTTAGCGGTAGATGAGCGGACTAAACTACAATCGGCATTAGAGGAAAAGGTTGGTACTTTTGACCCGACAAAAACCTCGATCGACACCGTAGGGCCAACAATTGGTAGACAACTTTTTGCTTCTGGATTAATCGCTTTACTCGTTTCTTTTGCCGGAATTACTGTTTACCTGAGTTTTAGATTTCAGTTTGACTACGCTGTATTTGCACTGGTGGCTTTGGTGCATGATGTGTGGTTAACTTGTGGCGTTTTTGCCATCTTGGGTTTAGTTTTAGGTGTGGAAGTCGATAGTTTGTTTTTAGTAGCTTTGCTGACAATTATCGGTTTTTCTGTTAACGACACAGTGGTAATTTATGACCGGATTCGAGAGATTATTGCTAAAGAAGGCGATCAACCAATTGCTGACATTGTAGATGATGGGGTAAATCAAACTTTAACCAGATCGATTAACACTACATTTACCACCTTGTTAACTTTATTCGCCATTTTCTTATTTGGTGGTGAAAGTCTGAAATACTTCGCTTTAGCCTTAATTATTGGTTTTGGAACAGGTGCTTATTCCAGTATTTTCATCGCTAGTACTTTATTAGCTTGGTGGCGAGAAAAAACTGGCAGAGGAATTCCT
- a CDS encoding IMS domain-containing protein: protein MRIPLDYYRILGLPIQASAEQLQQAYRDRTMQLPRREYSEIAIASRKQLIDEAYAVLANPEQRQSYDAKFLAKTYEPPTEEPTESTTTETEETLSTKIDPNIPSIEIKDDQFLGSLLILAELGEYELVLKLGRYYLTNSNTDIENGRFGEPKIVRPDIVLTVAQATLELGREQWKQRRYENAAATLNIGQDLLLREGLFANIRGEIQADVYKLRPYRILELLALPEENIELRNQGLQLLREMLQERGGIDGNGNDQSGLNVDEFLRFIQQLRAYLTVAEQQSLFEQEARRPSAVATYLAVYALLARGFTERDPGLIRRAKMLLTRLLKRQDVYLEMAVASLLLAQTEEAAQALELSNEQQSLAFIRENSQGDPDLLPGLCLYSEHWLQSEVFPHFRDLVNQQVSLKEYFADEQLQSSLDALPPETQGVDWETIASERLSRVASLGESTTGERRTLTYASNQATNTAASHLSPQENTNVGSFTTAANLENADAYNLQAVPTAERVVSGSIDAEPQNQVIERTVIQGSSTPPTQPTTPTTDPSVRGISVPVSSRRAQRANQWSNWQDLLSAGRSGRLARELPLPVLALIGVLGIGLSILLLSWIIQALSPKPATQVQQPVEQVEPVPEPTPENNTAALTTAGPITPVVAEQVVKTWLDTKSKAFGSQHEIDALDNILSGSALTRSRRLAQTIQNEKKYRKYEHSVKEDSVKVVRTTANQARIEAQVSESVETMRGEQVIQSESYNSPNLRVRYDLVRQNGQWKIQSITTIKS, encoded by the coding sequence GTGCGTATTCCACTTGACTATTATCGAATTCTAGGTTTGCCTATTCAGGCTTCAGCCGAACAGTTGCAACAGGCGTATCGAGATCGCACGATGCAACTACCAAGGCGGGAGTACTCGGAAATAGCGATCGCCTCTCGTAAACAACTTATTGATGAAGCCTACGCCGTTCTTGCTAACCCAGAACAGCGACAATCTTATGATGCCAAGTTTCTCGCCAAAACCTACGAACCACCAACCGAGGAACCAACTGAATCAACAACTACTGAGACTGAAGAAACTCTCAGCACTAAAATTGACCCCAACATTCCCAGTATTGAAATAAAAGATGACCAATTTCTGGGATCTTTACTCATTCTGGCCGAGTTAGGAGAATATGAACTCGTTCTGAAACTAGGACGTTACTACCTAACAAATAGCAATACAGACATTGAAAATGGTCGATTTGGGGAACCTAAAATTGTTCGCCCGGATATAGTTTTAACGGTTGCTCAAGCGACTTTAGAATTAGGTCGGGAACAATGGAAACAACGGCGCTATGAAAATGCTGCCGCCACCTTGAATATTGGACAAGACTTATTGTTACGAGAGGGGTTATTTGCCAACATTAGAGGGGAAATCCAAGCAGATGTTTACAAGCTGCGACCCTATCGCATCCTAGAATTATTAGCCTTGCCCGAAGAAAATATTGAACTCCGTAATCAAGGATTGCAGTTATTACGAGAAATGCTGCAAGAAAGAGGAGGAATTGACGGTAATGGCAACGACCAATCAGGATTAAATGTAGATGAATTTCTGCGTTTTATTCAACAACTACGTGCTTATTTGACTGTAGCAGAGCAACAATCTTTATTTGAACAAGAAGCGCGTCGTCCTTCTGCTGTTGCTACTTATTTGGCAGTTTATGCACTCTTAGCAAGAGGTTTTACAGAAAGAGACCCAGGCTTAATTCGCCGAGCCAAAATGTTGCTAACCAGGCTATTAAAGCGCCAAGATGTTTATTTGGAAATGGCAGTAGCATCGCTATTATTGGCGCAAACCGAAGAAGCTGCTCAAGCTTTAGAATTATCCAACGAACAGCAATCTCTCGCTTTTATTCGGGAAAATTCCCAAGGAGATCCTGACCTATTACCTGGACTTTGTTTATACAGCGAACATTGGTTGCAGTCAGAAGTTTTTCCTCATTTCCGAGACTTGGTAAATCAACAAGTATCTTTGAAAGAATACTTTGCTGATGAACAATTACAAAGCAGTTTAGATGCGTTGCCACCGGAAACACAGGGTGTTGATTGGGAAACGATCGCATCTGAACGTTTATCTAGAGTTGCCAGCTTAGGTGAAAGCACCACTGGCGAACGGCGTACCTTAACCTATGCTTCAAACCAAGCTACCAATACAGCAGCATCTCACCTTTCTCCCCAAGAAAACACTAACGTTGGCAGCTTTACCACCGCTGCTAATTTAGAAAATGCCGATGCTTACAACTTACAAGCCGTACCTACCGCCGAGCGGGTAGTCTCAGGTAGCATTGACGCAGAACCGCAAAACCAAGTAATTGAACGAACCGTTATCCAAGGAAGCAGTACACCTCCAACTCAACCCACAACACCCACAACAGATCCATCAGTTCGCGGAATCTCTGTTCCCGTAAGTAGCAGACGCGCTCAAAGAGCCAACCAATGGTCAAATTGGCAAGATTTGCTTTCAGCTGGACGCAGTGGCAGACTGGCTAGAGAATTACCTTTGCCAGTTTTAGCACTAATTGGTGTTCTAGGAATCGGACTTTCCATACTACTACTCAGTTGGATTATTCAAGCTCTCAGTCCCAAACCTGCAACCCAAGTTCAACAACCAGTAGAACAAGTAGAACCTGTTCCAGAACCTACTCCAGAAAATAATACTGCTGCTTTAACTACTGCTGGCCCGATCACCCCAGTAGTTGCCGAACAAGTTGTGAAGACTTGGTTAGATACCAAATCCAAAGCTTTTGGCTCGCAACATGAAATTGATGCTCTCGATAATATTTTATCCGGCTCGGCTTTAACCCGTTCTCGCAGATTGGCACAAACAATCCAAAACGAGAAAAAGTATCGGAAGTACGAACATAGTGTTAAGGAAGATTCAGTTAAAGTGGTGCGGACAACCGCTAATCAAGCCAGAATTGAGGCACAAGTTAGCGAATCAGTAGAAACTATGCGCGGAGAACAAGTAATTCAAAGCGAGTCTTATAACAGTCCGAACTTGCGTGTGAGATATGATTTAGTGCGTCAAAATGGTCAATGGAAAATTCAAAGTATCACTACAATTAAAAGTTAA